A genomic window from Triticum urartu cultivar G1812 chromosome 7, Tu2.1, whole genome shotgun sequence includes:
- the LOC125522085 gene encoding uncharacterized protein LOC125522085, which produces MDRFYDEQYVRLRNRKLDKYYLHADDDGVGVSISQRRNSLNVAWKVHIYQGACGPYLLLHSAAYGRYLAVTATPAPALYHGFRAELRDYDHPEVPDIMWLDVRAGLGPGVLLLNAGDGDRYLRANGKYLRWNTGVTVESRDIENEKVSSMMRWIVEPIDLTERAPRIPDPIRARLPEDLSVVVFGRQPGALREIRFVQANPEGVYPEAQQGWAAFNIRGRSLYNLRDRLAREVDLQPDGIAMCIRAGRYGRLTPLVVDLPRRGWGDIYQIVVFSSGTAAYAALRYPNVDGA; this is translated from the exons ATGGACCGGTTCTACGACGAGCAGTACGTGCGGCTGCGGAACCGCAAGCTCGACAAGTACTACCTCCACGCCGACGACGACGGGGTGGGCGTCTCCATCAGCCAGCGCCGCAACTCGCTGAACGTGGCGTGGAAGGTGCACATCTACCAAGGCGCCTGCGGCCCGTACCTGCTCCTCCACAGCGCCGCCTACGGCCGCTACCTCGCCGTCACGGCCACGCCGGCGCCGGCCTTGTACCACGGCTTCCGCGCCGAGCTGCGCGACTACGACCATCCGGAGGTGCCGGATATCATGTGGCTGGACGTCAGGGCGGGGCTGGGGCCTGGCGTGCTGCTCCTAAACGCCGGCGACGGCGACCGCTACCTCCGCGCCAACGGCAAGTACCTCCGCTGGAACACCGGCGTCACCGTCGAGAGCAGAGATATTGAGAACGAGAAGGTCAGCTCCATGATGCGCTGGATCGTTGAGCCCATCGACCTCACAGAGCGCGCGCCTCGCATTCCAGACCCGATTCGG GCTCGCCTCCCTGAAGACCTCTCCGTCGTCGTGTTCGGGCGCCAGCCAGGGGCGTTGCGGGAGATTCGGTTCGTGCAAGCGAACCCCGAAGGGGTGTACCCCGAGGCCCAGCAAGGCTGGGCCGCGTTCAATATCAGGGGGAGGTCCTTGTACAACCTGCGGGACCGGCTGGCCAGAGAGGTCGACCTGCAGCCCGACGGCATCGCCATGTGCATCCGAGCGGGCCGCTACGGGAGGCTGACCCCACTCGTCGTCGACCTGCCCCGCCGTGGCTGGGGCGACATCTACCAGATCGTCGTCTTCAGCTCCGGGACCGCTG